A genomic stretch from Lathyrus oleraceus cultivar Zhongwan6 chromosome 2, CAAS_Psat_ZW6_1.0, whole genome shotgun sequence includes:
- the LOC127118933 gene encoding uncharacterized protein LOC127118933 produces the protein MQVPLIDRLGDFQAGFNSLQNPPLPSQIATTSFNGLQSVSIAFNFCKWGAVILALVATFGSIINKLTIFIIHLRKKASSLPSIAFDDDFSSDEDDDDVVSLSSSSDFEGEEPSVSSSSSFNDFFRIRGSSINDEFQTQNGGHQRQRSIGDIFSLFELANSENVVKLWDSIGFGLGLDFDEYEDGVISSNDVVSNQNALSTHVDSPAVVVSASEGARGNLAVEIWDTRLRKRKPSVVAEWGPTVGNTVRVESGGVQKVYVRDDGRQRLTVGDMRKVSIPLGNVTESDADNTWWDADAVIVSDESYLEH, from the coding sequence ATGCAAGTTCCCTTGATCGACAGACTCGGCGATTTCCAAGCGGGTTTCAACTCATTGCAAAACCCACCTCTCCCTTCTCAAATCGCTACCACCTCCTTCAACGGTCTCCAATCAGTATCCATAGCTTTCAATTTCTGTAAATGGGGTGCTGTCATTCTCGCTTTAGTCGCAACGTTCGGCAGCATAATCAACAAACTCACCATATTCATCATTCATCTCCGTAAAAAAGCTTCATCCCTTCCGTCAATCGCTTTCGACGATGATTTCAGCTCCGACGAAGATGACGACGACGTCGTTAGCTTATCTTCGTCATCGGACTTTGAAGGTGAGGAGCCATCTGTGTCATCTTCCTCAAGTTTCAACGATTTTTTTAGAATCAGAGGAAGCAGTATAAACGACGAGTTCCAGACTCAAAACGGTGGACATCAACGACAGCGCAGTATCGGTGACATTTTTTCCCTTTTTGAATTAGCTAACAGTGAAAACGTTGTTAAGCTTTGGGACAGTATAGGCTTCGGTTTAGGTTTAGATTTCGATGAATACGAGGACGGAGTTATTTCCTCAAACGACGTCGTAAGCAACCAAAACGCGCTTTCAACTCACGTGGATTCACCAGCGGTAGTTGTTTCCGCAAGTGAAGGCGCGCGTGGTAATCTCGCCGTTGAAATTTGGGACACGCGCCTCCGTAAACGGAAGCCTTCTGTTGTAGCTGAGTGGGGGCCCACGGTGGGGAACACGGTTCGCGTTGAATCTGGCGGCGTTCAGAAGGTTTATGTGAGAGATGACGGACGTCAACGTTTGACGGTTGGTGATATGAGAAAAGTCAGTATTCCTTTAGGAAACGTAACGGAATCTGACGCGGATAACACCTGGTGGGATGCGGATGCTGTTATTGTTTCTGATGAATCTTACTTGGAACATTAA